Genomic segment of Drosophila biarmipes strain raj3 chromosome 2L, RU_DBia_V1.1, whole genome shotgun sequence:
GCGCAGTCAGACTGTTTCGACCGAACCAACGAGAAATGAAGCACCCAATCAAATGGAGGAGGACCTGGCGGGCGTTGCACCTTGAATATTGCACGTTGTTAATTTTTGTGATTGTATATTCCTGGTTTTCGCACACGTCAACGTCAATGTCCTCTCAGCTACACAAGTCCCATATTTCTTGtattatgtttgttttttgttcaACGTatgtaatttaaagtaaatgcTTAGCTCGTAAGTTGTAGTCCCTAAGTTGCccaggaaaaacaaaaacaattcaaACCAGCCGTCCCAGCCGTTAAAAGTTTACAATTATTCGCAGCAACTTAACATAATGTTAGTACAAGCAATTAATTTTAGAGCGCAATTCGATGATTCAGCCCGTGTAAATATCCACATAACAAAAGAGTTTTAACgtttattacttttatatatCGTAATAACAATTAGCCATAGTTTAATCTAGCTGTACTAAATGTGAAATGTAAAGCATTTTTCGAGCACAAAAGCAAAATTaccttataaataaataattttaacatATTCATCCACTAATTCCCTTAGTTCAATTTTGGCGGCAATTAATTTATAGCTTGTGAATTGAATGTATGTGTGTATATGTATGTGCTTagctatttaaataaaatatgaacaatAAAATACAACAATTGAAGGGTACCTTTCATTTATCACTGGGGGGTTAACAAGGGTTAACGTTCACAGCTACGCTCCACCTACcaaaagcagcaacaacaacgaacgCAGCAAAACGTCAATCAATTAATCGGCTCTCCTCTTTGCCCGCTCATTCGCCTCCCCACTCGGCCATTACTGTTATCGGCTCTACGGTTGGCTCGCTCGCACTCACGCTAGTCGACTGGGGTCAGTCGGAACATTGCATTTTGTCTGCATCGGCAATTAGAGTTCATAAATGTCGATTGATTGCTCAGGGGTATGTTGTCAATTTTCCGAAAAATTGTgcaaattcattaaaaattattggtgTGTTAAAGGTGTCTTTAGTTGAAAGTCCTCGACGACTTAGAATTGCTTCATCTAATTAGGATTCTCACAAACTGTTTCTTCTGGCAATTAAACTTAGGcattcttttaaaattgatggaataaaataaaaataaaataatataataattatcataATCTCAAACCTTAGCCGAACCGTAAGCCGAATCAATCATTTCTCACTTTTTCGAGAAGAAAAGATCTTAAGATCTTGACAAAAAATCTGTCTATTaggttttttgaaattattaagGGGTGCAGGGTAAGGTGACGAACTCATTAAATTTCATGTGTGACATCGCgtcaaaaatgcaaaataatggTAGtcgatttaatttattgtgttGATCATatttacaataattttattaagaaaTTGCGTAATTTTGATAATAGGGCAAAAAACTCCCAACTTTAAATAAGATATTTAccaaaagttatttattttttgggttttttgttGTATACAATCACTTTGTTGAGAATGAAATTAACTTGATttgttatttctttctttgttACACCCGATAACTGTGATATAGAACTAGAACTGGTTCAACTTAGCCCAGAACTGAAATagatagattttttaaatttgtcttCCATTATTGTGCATTTTcaacctttaaaaaaaataaatctcacatcTGCATAGAGTTATAGTGTATATTAATAACTTCgtgaaaaaaaattggtttcgTTAAAGAATTAATTGTTAACTCCGATGAAATTTAACCAATATACCTTTGCAGGATTATGCTCAATAGatataagaaactttttgcttctaaacttttgaaatatattaatttttgtaaaagttTCATTCAAATACAAATAGTTTGTCCCTATACTTTACACTCCCCTATTAATTTCGCGACGAAAGTAGGCTTGCAAATTAAGAAAACTGAGAAACCATTATAAAGATTTGGAGAATTTACTGTTGAATAGATTTTTAGAAAGTATTAGGACCCTTTAGAGGAactcttaaaaaatgtaaaactcCAACCCATAGCTTTAAAAGGGACTttatgattttgaaaaattatcgGCTTTAATTTGGCTATAGAAATTAAGAGGCATATGTATTCCTTATACAATGTTCtaacaattaattaaatggGCAAAATAAGTCAAATTTATATTCGCTATAAATtagaaaattcaaatgaaatccCAGTCGGCCCATATGGAATGCAGAGGAACGGACCCATTGACTTGGCGCCCGTCACAACAAACAAGGTGATCTGAAGTGCCAGACGATAGGAGGGTATATAGTACATAGCACTTAAGGCTGGTATTTCTAGTATAGCCGTCCTAGCCGGTGGGAGCTCTTGAGGGGTTGATTTATAGGGCTTGCGATTAGCAGAATCGGAAATGTCAAAGCCCATGCGAGGAGAAATATACGACCTGTCCAGATTTTGATACAACGGGTTTCCAACCCAAGAGAACCGTGACCGAATCGGAAAACGTTTTATGATtaaagcagcagcagtcagggttttgttttatttcgcaccgaaaatattttgacttTTATGTAAGCGAAGATGCAAAATAGCCCGGGGAGCCCGGTAACCAgaaatgaaacgaaaaaaCCCCGAAACAGATGCCCGCACCCCCGATAAAGGAAGTGAACGACGTTTTCGCACCTACACGCTAAAAAAGATACACCGAATTGGGAGCGGACGACTGCAGTGTGTGTTTGcatttgtttctgtttcggtTACGCCAAATGCACATGTCGGGAGATCGGCAGAGATACGTACTACGCCACCCGATTTGGTGGAACTCTGCAGCTCAGATCGGCTCAACCCGTTCCATTCTGGTCGCTGGCCTTTGGTCATCCTGGCGTATCGAAATGGCTTTTGACTCTCGCCGACGACCTTTGTGTGCGCATGCCCTCCACTCTTCCTGGCTACTGCACTACACATGCCACTGCCAAAATTACGCCGAATTCACAGCTTATGTTTTGCGCCCGCCATTTCGGCCCGAAACGCATCCTGACATTCTCAAAAATGGATAAAATGCATCGCCGAATTGGGCATCTCACTCAGCCGGCTGATTTATGGCCAAGTGTATCTGGTTTCACGTGAAGCCAGTTGCCCAATGGTGGCGAGGGGATCCTGGCGAGTGGGGGCCATAAAGTGTACGGAGCGATCTTGCTCAGATCACTCACGAACGGGATATAACTTTTATGGTGCCTATGCACAGAGgaaaatctttataaaataGTATAACAGGCGTTTTCCAGATCTAATCATAtcatcatatatcatatcatttcCCTgcacaaaaaacacatttagGTACAAATTTACcgaaataatattatattttgaggTATTTTCACTATCAAATAGTTTCTTAGATAGTAATTTGTATAGTTGTGGGGTTTTTCTTTACATTTACGTAAGTAAAGATATTTGTTGATTTTACCTATAATATTTCTTCGTAcgctttttttaaatacattacTCAAGAGTATAAGTTTATACAACAACAAATGCAAAACGACGATCTTTAACTATTCTATGCACATAAAAACAATTTctgataaaaattttatatattataatacgttttttgtgcaattaaataatAGCCTACGAAGTATTTTTTATGGTTAACTATAGTTATGATTATATCATTTATTATTAGATCTTAcccataatattttttatgtgtttttttttttttttgtaagaaagaaaataagaatGTTAATATAGACCcaagcttttattttaaatattcttccTCTTGGAAATGTAGATCCTGAACCAAATCCTCAACAACATTTTCTTCGACTAAGCTATAAATTCTCCCAGTGTCCGGCAATATGGCTGCTAATAGGGTCCAGGTCGGATCCCCTGCCCAGCTCCAACCCTCTTGCTGGTGTCTTAATTGGCACCCATGGGAGGAGGACCGACAGAGCGGCAGAGACCCCTATGGTTATAAAAGGAAGAGATACCGAATAGCCCCGGACCCTGGTCCGGCATAATGCCCAATCATCTCGGCGGCTGCTTACAGCTGCTCCCTGTTCTCCGATCCCCGATCCCCGAATCGAGATCCACGATCCCAATGCATTGTCCTCGTCTTCCGCTGAGTCTCGCAGCCATAAAAGTTTATGGCAGCCAAGAAAAGTAACGAAACATTCAAACTTTTCTGCCGTTAACGAAGCCTCCGCCTCCTTCGATCCCTGATCAATTCCCAGTGGACGTTGTATGTCTCTATTAGCGACGACAATGGCCAGCGATGGGTAGCATCCAGCGGAGACGGCCCGCAAAAGATTATAAATTTGATACTTTATACGTCTTACATAAATGGGTGTACTTGTGCACTGAGGGAACACCATAATTATCTAatcaattatttctttaaaaaaatagttatttagttagtttaaaataaaaacttatacTTTTTAACGGttccaaaaaatgttagtttggaatataaataatattgtacTGTTCAAACTTTACTTGTCATGTTAATAAATCTaggaaacttttttaaaaatgttcttccTGTGTTCTATTCAATTTGCTCAAGGTATTTCTCTAAGTGCACCTATAAAAAACATAGAGGTGGACAACATCAGTCCAATCAAGCtgttttttaaaggaaattcCTCGTTTGATCAGCCCCTCTAGTTGCGCCTATGTCTCTCCCCTTTTTGTGCACACATCTTTGacttttatgcatttattgctgtgaaaaaatgttaattcttGACGTTATACTTTTATTTGACTTTTACATTTCGATCTTCTCGCCCTGAGATCTTCATTGGACCATACATAGTTGACTCTTTGGTCATCCGTATATCCATATATTCGACTGGGTAAATTGGTTGATTTGCTACAGACCCGTCTACTATGTATTAATTGGTCGAAGGCTGTAAATCCGAAAGTAAGCGTAATAAATCAATCGTGGAAAGAGATTTTAGGGGGAAAGAAAAGGCTGTGgctcaaagaagaaataatataaaataagtaatGTTTTCTATAAGTAAAATTATTACAAAAGGTTTTTTAACATCATTAaccatatttaaatcaaattttatacTCTAGATATATTaagtaatattaatttattgacACCTTATATACAAAGTAGAGTAGTAAAGCAGTTCTcgaggaaaataaaattcaagcTTTATCAGTCCGATGGCATAGTTATGGtcattcttattttaaatttatgatttGCGTTAGATACTTTTGATTATTTTCGTTTATCATTTTGTCAGTTTCTAAATATAGTattcattcattaaaaataatggtgatctttaaaatttatatttattgaatgTATTTATACACGAATTTAAGCTAAAAAGCTTAAGAGTATCTATAATCATATATACtaccattaaaaatatacatacataccattaaaaatattttaaaattactttgcatAAATAAACTGAAAAGCTAGCTCATAAATTAAAGTGGCTTTAGAGGTATTTAAATTCAGTGTtattaaattacttaaaataacaaatgtatataaataactctaaataataaaaatcaaaaccatTTATTTTCCGCTCAAGTCCATCCGGTTATTGTTTTCATCCGTCTGCTATCGGTTTCAAGTTCAGATTGGATAGGATCGGATCGACCGGAGACAGTTTGTGCCTATTGTGTGCGGGAGTTTGATTAACACAATATCCACTGGCCGAAATCTTTATTAGAGACCATGCACTAATTAGGCTCTGTCGTGTGATTTTGGGCTCGCATTCGTTCGCTTTTGTCACTCGATGCAAATGAATCGCGTCTCTGTGGAGCAGAGATCATAAAAGCCGCTAAAAGGTGTGGGCGGGAAGAGGAAAACAAAGCCCAGAGCCAGCGAGCAGTTCTTTTGTTTATTGAATTGATTAGAGCTGCGTCCGAGCCCGATATATATTTGGAATATTCGTTGCTGGCCCGGCGAGGGTGTAATTAATCACAGCACTCAAGTTCGTCACTTGACCAAAGTGCTAAACGCgctaataaaacaaatttacataGGCCAAGTTTTACTTATCAGCATGGTATTGAATTAAAGTGACGTTCAGCTGTTGCCATCACAAAAATTACCCTGTCTGGAAATTTTATAACGTTTTGAAAATTGtggctaaatatttaaagggtgTTAAATACACCCTTAAACTTCAAAAATGGGTCATCTTAGCAGGGGTACCCAAaatttagctttgtttttaaacatttgcAATCATTTGTTAAGGGGATCATTCTTAAAACAACTTCATTTTTCGAAGCCATTATACTTTGCGCATGTCTAAAAGTaaccataaaaaattaattaattgcgcAGGAACTCTCCCCTTAAGcctatttattaaaataagtgTAGGTTTTTCGACTTATATGTAGAGCATTATTAAATGCTAAAGTAAGcctaaataaaaatcatatttataaGAAATGAAAGAAAGCTCTTATCAATATCGGAATTTCAAATATGCCGCCGTTACTTATGAGTATTTGGTTCGAGTCTAGTCTAGGCCACATGTCAAGTAAAATGGGTTGAAACAGCGCTAAAAGTGCTTGCCGTTGTCAATGCCTTGGTTTAAGTCCCAGCTAATCAACTAATCgataatttctcaaaaacgatTGTCTTTttccgtattcgatagaatcAATGAAATATCGCTTTTGTTCCACCTCTATTTCGCACGGAATTTGTTTGTCATTCAACAAGATTTTTTGTAAATCACTTGATTTTGCTTCAAAAAGCTTGATATATACCAAACTGTATACAAAATGGTGAGTATGTGATGTTGTCTTGTTTATAGAGATGCTAATGAAGTGAACAACCTTTGCAATGCAGTACCAGCCTTCCCTGAAAGTGCAGCCCTCGGAGGTGTCCGTACTGAATGCCACCGGCCGTGTGGGAATGCCCACGGAGGCCAATTGCCTCAACCAACTGGCCCACGTCCACCGGCTGCGCGACTCGGAGCTCAACTACAACGAGCACCAGTACAACCTCAACATGCAGATGCTGCGCAACCGCGAGGGACTCGGCGTGCCCCTCAAAATGGGAATGGAGCGCTTCGCCGCCCGCCAGGTGGGCCGCCTGCCCTTCTTGCAGTCCAGGTGAGTGACTGGTCATCCGCTCCAATATGGCAAGGAACCTTCGTTATCTCGATAATACCATTTGGCTGTGCTCAGAACATTCATAATTCAGGGAAACCCCCTTCTTACCATGGAAAGCACTTATTGCATGGGTACACGACGTCCCCAATCTCTCTTTATTTAACATAATACTCCCCAGAAAAGAAACTTAAGGTTCCCAATCCGGTTAtccaaacattttatttgtcattaaaagtataaaaaaagagGGGTCTTTAAAGGAGTTATTAGAACGTTGTtatagtaaataaattatttgcatgtaataataacttaaaatatcatttatatACCTTCACATTTGTATTTCATTGCTTAACTTTTTCTTATTAACCATTTATCCACGTATTGATTACTTTGTTATTAATTTCCTGCAGCAACTTCATGGACGATGTGCTGACTGGCCGCGTTGACTCCATCGGTTTCGAGGACTTCATGAATCTTCCGGAGTACAGCGAGCAAATGCGTCAGCCCCACGCTGTCGTCGAGAAATCCCTCGGAATTCACCTGTAACTCTTCTTAACTTTAGTTGCTTAAATGCCTGGCATTCAACGTACACATTCTAAGACTTCAAATTCAGCAAATAAAACTTACTTTGGTGCCCCGGTTAAAGGATAACAAACTGTACCACTTCTTTGAGCCAAatttattcgtattttatttgctttactCCACATCAATATTCAACTAGTTCGTTAAACTTACACATTTTATTCAAACAAGTCTAAAAACTACAAGAAATATTGGCAGAAAGGATTGTTGTACTGAGGAGATtcgttaaaattataaactgAAGAGATATGCATCGACCTAAATCGAAATGTtcgtataaataaaacaaaaagagatTGTAAAATGGACGAATTCGTTTCGTAAAATTAGGCTTAGACTTAAGGAAAACTGAAGTGTAAACGGAGGGCGCATTTCGAATTATACAACACATTGCATATATACATAATTGATATTAAGAGGGGAAAACAGCAGTAATTGATTTGGAAATCAACAGATGTAGTTTTAAAGCACAGCACCTTCTTGACAAAAACCTTTGATCAGCAGGAAGTAGTGTAAGAATTTTTTGTAAGATTCGTATTGTGCTGCGATTTTTAGCTGCAATTACTGGAATAATCCCTTTTCTTGTGATGATAGGTAATAGATTTTTGTTGTATATACTTTCTCTATATATGCAAGATGCGAAATTGCAGTAACTTATGGGTAGCGTTTCGTTTCTAGTAGATCCAGTTGACAGGCACCCACTGCTCCTCGTGGCTCATCTGGTCCAGAGTTTCCACCACCTGGCGGAACGTCTCGTCGAAGTCCTCGTTGACGATGACCATGTCGAAGTACTTCTCGTACTTGCGCTGCACGAAGCTGCTCTCCTCGACGGTGGCCACCAGGTCGTCGTCCTGTGCGAAAGAGCCATACAAATCGAATGTGTTAAGCAATGTCTGGGTATTCAGGCAGAGGTCTAAGAGGGCTACTAGGGTGGCCTAGGTGCGCCAAGCGGATGAGTGAATTGATCACATTTGATAGGTATCACACTGACTGACTGGTCTGGAAACTTTACCTCATACAACGATGCTAGGGACTCGAGCGTACGGGCGCGTCTGGAGCTGAATCTAATGGAGCTCTGGCGATCGAACTGTGGAATACGTGCGCGGATTAAAAAGAGTGCCTAATCTGGGGGTTCTACGTCAAACATACAGATAGATTCCTATTGGAGCCCGTGGCCCTGCGATCTGCGTAGATGGTCTTGAGCTGATCCATGCCCGGCGCTGCTATAAAGATGACGAATGGCATCAGCTCCTGGCTGTTGTGCAGGATCTTCAGGGCGTTCGGTGCACAGTCCAGGATGCACATGCGGCCGCTGTTGATCACATCCTTGATGGACTGCAAGTGGGTGCCGTACAGGTTGCCGTTGTGCTCGCCATACTCCAGGAACTCGTTGTTCCTCACGGCCTCATCCATTTCCTCGCGGTCCATGAACCAATAGCTCGTGCCGTTCTCCTCCAAGGCGCGCTTGGGGCGACTGGTATCTAAGAAAAGTTGGtaacatattattatttagtgTTATACAAACAAAGTAGGCTTAAATATCTAATGAAATGAATAGGAAAGGAATATAAGATGCCTTTTCTTCAAGTCAGGCATCTCTATATTTTATACTTACGAGGAATGACGGCTCCGAACTTGTCCACATCGCTGTTGATCAGGCGATTCTTGAGCGTGCGTCTGCCCACTCCAGAGACTCCAATGAGGACCAGGGTTTTCCTGCGGAAGGGAGGCATCCGGGTGACCTCCTCATAGAGCAGCAGTTCCGCCTTGTCGAACTCGCAGTTGGCCACCGACCGGTACATGGTCTTGCGCTTCCGCTTCGAGatctttttttaagtattttaatattcaatttaaagttatttGAAGACATTGTAAACAAACTAACCCTTGTTCCACAGATACCAATTTTGTGAACGTAATCCGCTTCGGGGGCCACAAAAGCCTTGCGTCTCTCCTCCAACTCTTGGGATGGTATAAGACCAATTTTTTCCGACTCGGCGGTAATGTTCTTCGCCTGCCACCAGTTGGGGTCTTTGACATTAATGATCTTTGTTGGGGAAAGATACAAACAAAGGttgaaattatttcattaagttttttaatgcCAATTTACCTGCAAAATGTCACCCGATTTGAAGGGCAGTCCAATGTCCCTGCATGGCAGCAAAGAATCCTCCGAGGGATTGTATGTGAACAGCGCACGCATATAGCACTGTTGGTTAgggaataataaaaatattatttaaatatattacaattttagGGCTTGTGTATGCAATGCCAAGATTTACTTACTTAGTTGCAAGCGATTCGATAATTTTGGAGGGAATTTGTTCTAAGTTTGACTTACAAAGTCTTTAGGTTTTTAATAGTGAAGATTATAATAATTGTCCATGgttaaaacaagttttttccttgtttttattttaaagctactTAAATAACTGAATAAACTAAAATGGGTATTTAAAGTAAAgctttaaaaacacaaatggAGGGTAagtaagttaaataaaaatgtaaaatttagtaaaatcgatttaagtatttttttaatagtttcaatttcattatttGAACTTTGTCTGAATAAGAAAACCAAGCAAACACATCTCTCGACTGGTCAAAATTCATGCAAGCAAGCAGCAATCTCAGGGAAGAGTTCCTCAAGCAGACATCGAACTTACCGTCAGCTTCTTGCCCGTCTCGAGGCCCGCGATGCCGTTCTGTTTTACCTGACCCCCACTCACAGTGTAGCGCCCGCTCTTGATCTCCTCGTCCACGTTGGGCCCGATCTTCAGGGTGAGGTTCTCCTTGGCCCGCGACACCTCCACCTGCAGCTCGTCGGGCGAGCGCACGGGGGTGCCGTTCACCTCGAGGATGACATCGCCCACGTGCAGCATGCCCTGCTTGTCGATCACTCCGCCGGCCAGAATCCT
This window contains:
- the LOC108033999 gene encoding proteasome maturation protein, coding for MYQPSLKVQPSEVSVLNATGRVGMPTEANCLNQLAHVHRLRDSELNYNEHQYNLNMQMLRNREGLGVPLKMGMERFAARQVGRLPFLQSSNFMDDVLTGRVDSIGFEDFMNLPEYSEQMRQPHAVVEKSLGIHL
- the LOC108034000 gene encoding protein PALS2 isoform X2, which gives rise to MVRWSARSRRQARQDKVELLASNNKVNGEDDTSDNAAFRDSTDLSDHDEIFLKGLLRSNPDAPHKELMLNPTEPQPVPLFLPAHLNNKPICDDIIRKFSPSRRLESRELAKLLAQPHFRALLRAHDEIGALYEHRLKAAGGSTTQLEIASQRQSGGYLFTEDVLSTKMPVETIKMVGLRRDPNKPLGLTVELDEFKQLVVARILAGGVIDKQGMLHVGDVILEVNGTPVRSPDELQVEVSRAKENLTLKIGPNVDEEIKSGRYTCYMRALFTYNPSEDSLLPCRDIGLPFKSGDILQIINVKDPNWWQAKNITAESEKIGLIPSQELEERRKAFVAPEADYVHKIGICGTRISKRKRKTMYRSVANCEFDKAELLLYEEVTRMPPFRRKTLVLIGVSGVGRRTLKNRLINSDVDKFGAVIPHTSRPKRALEENGTSYWFMDREEMDEAVRNNEFLEYGEHNGNLYGTHLQSIKDVINSGRMCILDCAPNALKILHNSQELMPFVIFIAAPGMDQLKTIYADRRATGSNRNLSFDRQSSIRFSSRRARTLESLASLYEDDDLVATVEESSFVQRKYEKYFDMVIVNEDFDETFRQVVETLDQMSHEEQWVPVNWIY
- the LOC108034000 gene encoding protein PALS2 isoform X1; amino-acid sequence: MVRWSARSRRQARQDKVELLASNNKVNGEDDTSDNAAFRDSTDLSDHDEIFLKGLLRSNPDAPHKELMLNPTEPQPVPLFLPAHLNNKPICDDIIRKFSPSRRLESRELAKLLAQPHFRALLRAHDEIGALYEHRLKAAGGSTTQLEIASQRQSGGYLFTEDVLSTKMPVETIKMVGLRRDPNKPLGLTVELDEFKQLVVARILAGGVIDKQGMLHVGDVILEVNGTPVRSPDELQVEVSRAKENLTLKIGPNVDEEIKSGRYTVSGGQVKQNGIAGLETGKKLTCYMRALFTYNPSEDSLLPCRDIGLPFKSGDILQIINVKDPNWWQAKNITAESEKIGLIPSQELEERRKAFVAPEADYVHKIGICGTRISKRKRKTMYRSVANCEFDKAELLLYEEVTRMPPFRRKTLVLIGVSGVGRRTLKNRLINSDVDKFGAVIPHTSRPKRALEENGTSYWFMDREEMDEAVRNNEFLEYGEHNGNLYGTHLQSIKDVINSGRMCILDCAPNALKILHNSQELMPFVIFIAAPGMDQLKTIYADRRATGSNRNLSFDRQSSIRFSSRRARTLESLASLYEDDDLVATVEESSFVQRKYEKYFDMVIVNEDFDETFRQVVETLDQMSHEEQWVPVNWIY